TTTTTCTAAACGCATGTTGATCCTTGATTAATACCGTACCAAGAAAGATTCTATCATAAAAGAAGACCGCGGTACAAGTCAGAAAAATTTGTTTTTTTTAATTTGTACGAGGTCGACATGCCGGATGTGAACAAGCAAAAATGCTTGCGTTGAGCAAGTTTTACCTTGTGATACTCAATGCCATAAGACTTTGCATTATACTTGTATAAATAAATTTTAACTTTATGTACAATGTAAAAAATTTGTAATATAATGACAGAAAACTAGCAAATAAAAAATTTTTTCTAATTAATATAATCAGACTAGACTTATAAGAGATTACTATGAGTATAAATGCTATATCTTTTGCAAGAAATGCAAAGTCCGATATCTCATCGAAAGAAGCAGCCAATTCTGTTTCTATAGACAAGATTTTAGCTTGTATGGAAGACCCCGACAGCGTTGAATTTATCGGCAAAGCACAAGAAGGATTTAAAGAAATAGCCGATACCGTGTTATCTAACGAAAAGCTCAGGGGCATTGTAGGAGTGCCTGTGAAAATAGCTACAGTCCTAGGTTTAGGTGCATTGGGTTTCTTTACCGGCAAATTATTCTTTGCTAATCCCGTAACTAAAAAAGTTATAGGTTTTGTTGCAAAAGTACCGCAAAAGATGGGCTTTGATGCATCAGGCGCTATAAATAAAGGTTTTGATAAAATTTATGATTTAGGTGTAGGTTTAAAGAAAAAGATTTTCAGCATACCTGTTAAAAGGAAAAGAGAATTTATAAGCGATTATATTCCGCTGGCCAAAAGAAAGCTGGCAGAATTAACTGAAAAATGGTTTAAAAACGGCGTAAATGTTGATAAAGTAAAGGAACTTGCAAAAGCAAGTACAGTCAAAGGAAGAGCTCCTGTTACAACTGCCGTTCGCAGAGCTTTCGTTCAAAACGGTCTTTTAAAAACAGCCGGCGCTGCTTTGGGTATCTATAAAGGCGTGGATTTTGCAAAGGATGCACTTGATACTGACGTGGAAAATATTCCGGCATTACTCAAAAAATATGCAAACCCTGCCGCTGCTACTCTCATTGCAGGCGAAGCTTAGTTTTTTAAAATTTAAAATATTATTCCCGCAATAGTGGCGGACATATAGGATGCCAAAGTCCCGCAAATCAAGGCTTTAAGCCCGAGTCTGGCGAGGTCTTCTTTGCGGTTGGGGGCTATTTCACCTATTCCGCCTACTTGTATTGCAATTGAACCAAAATTTGCAAATCCGCATAATGCAAAAGTTGCTATTACTATAGAACGAGGACTTAATTGTCCTGCCTTAATCATAGGCAATAAATCGGTATAAGCGACAAATTCATTTATAACCAGTTTGGTCCCCATAAGCCCGCCGACCTGAGAAGCCTCAGCAAACGGAACTCCCATAAGAAACGCAAATATTGAAAACACAGTACCTAAAATACTTTTCAAACTAAATGCCTGCATATCCATTCCTAGTATATGCTCAATACCTGTATAATGAAAAACAAACAAACCGAATTTTCCTAAAATAGCATTAATCATGGCAATCAAAGCTATAAAGCCAATAAGCATTGCTATTACGTTAATGGATATTTTCATACCTTCTGATGCGCCTTGCGCAATAGCATCAAGTAAATTCACGTAATTCTGTTTAACATCAAGTTCAATAGAACCTCTTGTTTCCGATTTTTTGGTTTCAGGATAAACAAGTTTTGAAATAACAAGCGCTCCGGGAGCCGCCATAATACTGGCGGTTAAAAGATATTCCGCAGGAACCCCCATCCCTATATAAACAGCCATCACTCCGCCTGCAATGCATGCCATAGAACCTGTCATTGAAGCTAAAAGCTCTGAATTGGTCATTGTAGGTACGTAAGGTTTAATCATAAGCTGGGCTTCAACCTGACCTACAAAAGCGCTCGAAACATTGGACAAAGCTTCGCTGCCGCTGACTCTCATTATTTTATAAACGATTTTGGCTATAAAAGATACTATCCTTTGCATAAGACCCAGATGGTAGGCTATATTCACAAGAATTGCTATAAAGATAATTGTGGGAATCAGCTTAAGTGCAAAAAGGTATGCACCGTAATCGCCAAAAACTTCATGGTGCAGCAAATTCATTTTTGTAAGAGCGCCAAAAACAAAATCCCCGCCGGCATCGGAAAAAACCAGCAGTCTGTCTATTCCTACTCCTATTGCATGGAATATTTTCTGACCTATTGTGGTTTTTAAAATAAATAATGCCAGCGCTAATTGCAGGGCAAGTCCCGAAAATATTGTATACCAATTTATACGGCTTTTATTATTCGACAATAAATAAGCTATAAACAAAATAGCCAATATACCGAAAATCCCAAAAAATCTTTCCAACTTTACTCACCTCAAAAAGCTATAGAAATATAATAGAAAAAACATTAATAAAACACAATTAGTTAATATATTTGAAGCAGCTGAAAAATCTTTTAAGACAGCACTTTAATCATTTACGTAATATTTATTAAACAAACCAATGAGCTTAATTTCTTCTTCATTCCTGTCTTCGGGGAATTTTTTCAAGTATTTGTACAAATCATTTATTTTATATTGGGCAAAATAAGCTGCCATATTGATATCAAGTTCTTTTTCGTAAGCAGATATTAAAACTGATAAAATCTTATCGGTTGTAATATTAAAAAAGGTATCTATAACTTTAGGGTCAAAATGAGAGCCTGAACCTTCCTGAAGAATATTTAAAACATTTACAAAATCCATTCTGTCACGATAATGACGTTTTGATGTAATTGCATCAAATACATCTCCCACCGCCAAAATCCTGCCGCCTAAATGGATTTTTTCACCGCTTCTGCCTCTGAAATAACCTTTACCATCATATCTCTCATGGTGTGAAGATGCAATTTCAGGTACATCTTTTAATGCTTCGGTAAAATACATTTGGCGCAAAATATCAGAGGTGATTTCGGCATGTTTTTGAATATGCCTGTATTCATCATCGGTCAGCCTACCTTCTTTAAATAGAACGTTATCCTGAACCCCTATTTTACCTATATCGTGCAGTAACGCGGCTTTTTCAAGCGTATCAATTTTATCATCATCAAGTTTCATTTCTTTAGCGATGATAGAGGTATATTGGGTAACGCGAATTGAATGACCTGCCGTGATTCTGTCACGGGCATCCAAAGAGGTTGCAAGGGTGTTTATGAAGCTGGTAAATGTTTTTTGCTGCTCCAGAATCATTTGCTGCTGTTTTGTAAACAGATTGGCATTCTCAAGGGCAATACTTGCATTAGAACCG
This Candidatus Gastranaerophilales bacterium DNA region includes the following protein-coding sequences:
- a CDS encoding nucleoside transporter C-terminal domain-containing protein, with the translated sequence MERFFGIFGILAILFIAYLLSNNKSRINWYTIFSGLALQLALALFILKTTIGQKIFHAIGVGIDRLLVFSDAGGDFVFGALTKMNLLHHEVFGDYGAYLFALKLIPTIIFIAILVNIAYHLGLMQRIVSFIAKIVYKIMRVSGSEALSNVSSAFVGQVEAQLMIKPYVPTMTNSELLASMTGSMACIAGGVMAVYIGMGVPAEYLLTASIMAAPGALVISKLVYPETKKSETRGSIELDVKQNYVNLLDAIAQGASEGMKISINVIAMLIGFIALIAMINAILGKFGLFVFHYTGIEHILGMDMQAFSLKSILGTVFSIFAFLMGVPFAEASQVGGLMGTKLVINEFVAYTDLLPMIKAGQLSPRSIVIATFALCGFANFGSIAIQVGGIGEIAPNRKEDLARLGLKALICGTLASYMSATIAGIIF